In Nitrospira sp., a genomic segment contains:
- the glgC gene encoding glucose-1-phosphate adenylyltransferase produces MKNIFTMVLAGGKGERLFPLTDQRAKPAVPFGGKYRIIDFTLSNCLNSGLRKIAVLIQYKSHSLDRHIRVGWNILNAELGEYIASIPPQQRISEDWYRGTADAVYQNMFLIDGEHPEFLLILAGDHVYKMNYAEMYHWLIAKSADAVVGAIDIPVQEATRFGVIAVDKDYRITRFDEKPAHPIPLPNDPAHAFASMGIYLFRTKAIREHLIADAREGSAHDFGKNIIPRMIEQGRVYAFKFHDANNKAVKYWRDIGTLDAYWEANMDLVAVDPQFNLYDPGWPIRTYQGQFPPAKFVFAQDFQGGRMGVALDSIVCGGCIVSGGRVQNSIVSPNVRVQDHADVRESILMENVTIGAQSRIRRAIIDKDVTIPPHTEIGYDREADAQRFTVTESGLVVISKGMKLHAAVDPSG; encoded by the coding sequence ATGAAGAATATTTTCACAATGGTATTGGCTGGCGGTAAAGGCGAACGACTGTTTCCGCTGACGGACCAACGTGCAAAGCCTGCGGTTCCCTTCGGCGGAAAGTATCGCATTATCGATTTCACCCTCAGCAATTGTCTGAATTCAGGACTCCGCAAGATCGCGGTCCTCATTCAATACAAATCACACTCGCTCGATCGCCATATCCGGGTCGGCTGGAATATTCTCAACGCGGAACTTGGTGAATATATCGCCTCGATCCCTCCTCAACAACGCATCAGCGAAGATTGGTACCGTGGCACCGCCGATGCCGTGTATCAGAATATGTTCTTGATCGACGGGGAACACCCGGAATTCCTGCTGATCCTCGCCGGTGATCACGTCTACAAGATGAACTATGCAGAGATGTACCACTGGCTCATCGCCAAGAGCGCAGATGCGGTCGTCGGGGCCATCGACATTCCCGTCCAGGAAGCGACTCGCTTCGGCGTCATCGCAGTCGACAAGGACTACCGAATTACTCGCTTCGATGAAAAACCGGCGCACCCCATTCCACTCCCCAACGATCCCGCTCATGCCTTCGCGTCGATGGGCATCTACCTGTTCCGCACTAAAGCCATCCGTGAACACCTGATTGCGGACGCTCGAGAGGGCAGCGCGCACGACTTCGGGAAAAACATTATTCCCCGAATGATCGAACAAGGGCGGGTGTATGCCTTCAAATTTCACGATGCCAACAACAAAGCCGTCAAGTACTGGCGCGACATTGGAACGCTCGACGCATACTGGGAAGCGAATATGGATTTGGTCGCCGTCGATCCCCAATTCAATTTGTACGACCCAGGCTGGCCGATCCGAACCTATCAGGGGCAGTTTCCACCGGCCAAGTTCGTCTTCGCGCAGGATTTTCAGGGAGGCCGGATGGGGGTCGCGCTTGATTCGATCGTCTGCGGCGGTTGCATCGTGTCGGGTGGACGAGTCCAAAACTCAATTGTCTCCCCGAACGTCCGCGTACAAGACCACGCGGATGTCAGGGAGTCCATTCTCATGGAGAACGTGACGATCGGCGCGCAGAGCCGCATCAGACGGGCCATCATCGACAAGGATGTGACGATCCCTCCGCATACGGAAATTGGGTATGATCGAGAGGCCGACGCGCAACGATTTACCGTCACTGAATCAGGCCTCGTGGTCATCTCAAAAGGAATGAAGCTGCATGCCGCCGTCGATCCATCCGGTTGA